The following are from one region of the Myxocyprinus asiaticus isolate MX2 ecotype Aquarium Trade chromosome 2, UBuf_Myxa_2, whole genome shotgun sequence genome:
- the LOC127410334 gene encoding hyaluronan and proteoglycan link protein 3-like isoform X2, which produces MAVLQPLLLILLHVLLTCPAEIKFSNGFFYQDILRENIGDGTIYGVKLKVSSEVHSVFAMSGSNVTLPCWYWYEPPVSGPRQVRVKWSWFPSPEAQESDVLVAIGDRQRSFRDFKDRVFLQQEAPGDISLIITHVNLNDSGQYRCEVIDGLEDESTTVDLELRGVVYPYQPPFGHYRLTFTEAQKACEGQDSAVATFKQLVSGWQEGLDWCNAGWLADGTVHYPITQPRQACGGLDLTPGIRSYGSRHRRLNHYDVFCFSSILRGKVYYLQHPQKLNFTEAVQACIEDGALIAKVGHLYAAWKFMRLDRCDAGWLADGSIRYPIINPRPNCGPTEPGVRSFGFPSSSQKHGVYCYSAS; this is translated from the exons ATGGcagttctacagcccctactgtTAATCCTCCTGCATGTGCTGCTCACTTGTCCAGCAGAAATCAAATTCTCCAATGGATTCTTCTATCAAGACATCTTGAGAGAAAATATTGGAGATGGTACGATCTA TGGTGTAAAACTCAAGGTTTCATCTGAAGTGCACTCTGTGTTTGCCATGAGTGGAAGTAATGTTACTCTTCCCTGCTGGTACTGGTATGAACCACCTGTGAGCGGCCCTCGCCAGGTCAGGGTAAAGTGGTCTTGGTTCCCATCCCCTGAGGCACAGGAATCAGATGTTCTGGTTGCCATTGGTGACCGCCAGCGTAGCTTTAGGGACTTTAAGGATCGGGTCTTTCTTCAGCAGGAAGCTCCTGGAGATATCTCCTTGATCATCACTCATGTGAACCTGAATGACAGCGGACAATACCGTTGTGAAGTCATTGATGGTCTTGAAGACGAAAGTACAACGGTAGATCTGGAATTAAGAG GTGTGGTGTATCCCTATCAGCCTCCTTTTGGCCACTACCGTCTCACATTTACTGAAGCCCAAAAGGCATGTGAAGGACAAGACTCAGCTGTGGCCACATTCAAACAGTTGGTCTCAGGCTGGCAAGAGGGACTAGACTGGTGCAATGCCGGCTGGCTGGCAGATGGGACAGTGCATTACCCCATCACTCAACCACGGCAGGCTTGTGGAGGTCTTGACTTGACCCCTGGTATTCGCAGCTACGGTTCAAGACACCGGCGCCTGAACCATTATGATGTGTTCTGTTTCTCCTCCATTCTCAGGG GGAAAGTGTATTACCTTCAACACCCTCAAAAGCTCAATTTCACTGAAGCAGTGCAGGCCTGCATTGAGGATGGAGCCTTAATAGCCAAAGTGGGTCATTTGTATGCAGCTTGGAAGTTCATGAGGTTAGACCGGTGCGATGCTGGTTGGCTTGCTGATGGAAGTATACGCTATCCCATTATTAATCCACGACCAAATTGTGGCCCTACAGAGCCTGGTGTTCGTAGCTTTGGATTCCCTTCTTCAAGCCAAAAGCATGGAGTGTATTGCTACAGTGCCAGCTAA
- the LOC127409785 gene encoding lactadherin-like isoform X1 — protein MKSSSLTCSCKIVFVSLIICCICYVNGDYCKANLCHNGGTCVTGIGQDPFFCICAEGFVGDTCNATESGPCNPNPCKNYGTCEVITNSRRGDVFSEYVCKCQPGFEGVHCQINVDDCANQPCKNEGLCRDLVGDYTCQCPSPYVGKQCQLHCTSLLGMEEGGIGESQISASSFHSGILGLQHWGPELARLNNQGPVNAWSSAPQDKNPWIEIDMQKKMHLTGIITQGASCMGTAEFVKAFKVASSFDGKIYTMYRADGQRKDRVFVGNTDNDGTTKNIFDPPIVAQYIRVIPVVCHKACTLRMELVGCELNVYSSAIGCTDPLGMKSRLITDGQLSASSAYRTWGIDAFTWHPHYARLDKQGKTNAWTAASNNRSEWFQLDLEKPKRITGIITQGAKDFGIVQFVSAFKIAYSDDGQSWSIVKDQITNTDKIFQGNTDNNTHKKNLFESSFFAQFVRFLPWEWHERITLRMELLGCDD, from the exons ATGAAGTCTTCGAGTCTGACTTGTTCCTGTAAAATAGTTTTTGTCAGCTTAATAATTTGCTGCATTTGTTATGTGAATG GAGATTACTGCAAGGCGAACCTGTGTCATAACGGAGGGACGTGTGTGACTGGCATCGGACAAGATCCCTTCTTCTGCATCTGTGCTGAGGGATTTGTTGGAGATACCTGCAATGCCACAGAGAGCG GTCCGTGTAACCCAAACCCATGTAAAAACTATGGCACATGTGAGGTGATCACTAACTCTAGAAGAGGAGATGTTTTTAGCGAGTATGTGTGCAAATGCCAACCTGGGTTCGAGGGTGTGCACTGCCAGATca ATGTGGATGACTGTGCAAACCAGCCTTGTAAAAATGAAGGCCTCTGCCGTGATCTGGTTGGAGACTACACCTGCCAGTGCCCTTCTCCATATGTTGGAAAGCAATGCCAGCTAC ACTGTACATCTCTATTGGGAATGGAGGAAGGGGGAATTGGAGAGTCCCAGATCTCTGCTTCCTCTTTTCACTCTGGTATTCTAGGGCTTCAGCACTGGGGACCTGAGCTTGCCCGCCTCAACAACCAGGGACCTGTCAATGCCTGGAGCTCTGCACCCCAAGACAAAAACCCCTGGATTGAG attGATATGCAGAAAAAGATGCATCTCACTGGAATCATCACCCAAGGAGCCAGTTGCATGGGGACGGCTGAGTTTGTCAAGGCTTTCAAGGTGGCATCCAGCTTCGATGGCAAAATCTACACAATGTACAGAGCAGATGGCCAAAGAAAAGACAGA GTGTTTGTGGGTAATACAGATAATGATGGAACCACGAAAAACATATTTGACCCTCCCATTGTGGCCCAGTATATTCGCGTCATTCCTGTGGTGTGCCATAAAGCATGTACTCTCCGGATGGAACTTGTGGGCTGTGAGCTAAATG TGTACTCCAGCGCAATTGGTTGCACCGATCCACTGGGCATGAAGTCACGTCTCATCACTGACGGACAGCTTTCAGCATCTAGTGCTTACCGCACCTGGGGTATAGATGCCTTTACCTGGCACCCCCACTATGCTCGCCTGGACAAACAAGGCAAGACTAACGCTTGGACAGCAGCTAGCAACAACCGCTCAGAGTGGTTCCAG CTGGATTTGGAGAAACCTAAAAGGATCACTGGCATTATCACTCAGGGAGCAAAAGACTTTGGCATTGTGCAGTTTGTGTCGGCCTTTAAGATTGCGTACAGTGATGATGGGCAGTCATGGAGCATTGTGAAGGATCAAATAACGAATACAGATAAG ATTTTCCAAGGCAACACTgacaacaacacacacaaaaagaacttGTTTGAGTCATCCTTCTTTGCCCAATTTGTACGGTTTCTTCCCTGGGAGTGGCATGAGCGGATAACTCTTCGCATGGAGCTGCTGGGCTGTGATGATTAG
- the LOC127410334 gene encoding hyaluronan and proteoglycan link protein 3-like isoform X1 — MAVLQPLLLILLHVLLTCPAEIKFSNGFFYQDILRENIGDVHWFTGVKLKVSSEVHSVFAMSGSNVTLPCWYWYEPPVSGPRQVRVKWSWFPSPEAQESDVLVAIGDRQRSFRDFKDRVFLQQEAPGDISLIITHVNLNDSGQYRCEVIDGLEDESTTVDLELRGVVYPYQPPFGHYRLTFTEAQKACEGQDSAVATFKQLVSGWQEGLDWCNAGWLADGTVHYPITQPRQACGGLDLTPGIRSYGSRHRRLNHYDVFCFSSILRGKVYYLQHPQKLNFTEAVQACIEDGALIAKVGHLYAAWKFMRLDRCDAGWLADGSIRYPIINPRPNCGPTEPGVRSFGFPSSSQKHGVYCYSAS, encoded by the exons ATGGcagttctacagcccctactgtTAATCCTCCTGCATGTGCTGCTCACTTGTCCAGCAGAAATCAAATTCTCCAATGGATTCTTCTATCAAGACATCTTGAGAGAAAATATTGGAGATG TTCACTGGTTCACTGGTGTAAAACTCAAGGTTTCATCTGAAGTGCACTCTGTGTTTGCCATGAGTGGAAGTAATGTTACTCTTCCCTGCTGGTACTGGTATGAACCACCTGTGAGCGGCCCTCGCCAGGTCAGGGTAAAGTGGTCTTGGTTCCCATCCCCTGAGGCACAGGAATCAGATGTTCTGGTTGCCATTGGTGACCGCCAGCGTAGCTTTAGGGACTTTAAGGATCGGGTCTTTCTTCAGCAGGAAGCTCCTGGAGATATCTCCTTGATCATCACTCATGTGAACCTGAATGACAGCGGACAATACCGTTGTGAAGTCATTGATGGTCTTGAAGACGAAAGTACAACGGTAGATCTGGAATTAAGAG GTGTGGTGTATCCCTATCAGCCTCCTTTTGGCCACTACCGTCTCACATTTACTGAAGCCCAAAAGGCATGTGAAGGACAAGACTCAGCTGTGGCCACATTCAAACAGTTGGTCTCAGGCTGGCAAGAGGGACTAGACTGGTGCAATGCCGGCTGGCTGGCAGATGGGACAGTGCATTACCCCATCACTCAACCACGGCAGGCTTGTGGAGGTCTTGACTTGACCCCTGGTATTCGCAGCTACGGTTCAAGACACCGGCGCCTGAACCATTATGATGTGTTCTGTTTCTCCTCCATTCTCAGGG GGAAAGTGTATTACCTTCAACACCCTCAAAAGCTCAATTTCACTGAAGCAGTGCAGGCCTGCATTGAGGATGGAGCCTTAATAGCCAAAGTGGGTCATTTGTATGCAGCTTGGAAGTTCATGAGGTTAGACCGGTGCGATGCTGGTTGGCTTGCTGATGGAAGTATACGCTATCCCATTATTAATCCACGACCAAATTGTGGCCCTACAGAGCCTGGTGTTCGTAGCTTTGGATTCCCTTCTTCAAGCCAAAAGCATGGAGTGTATTGCTACAGTGCCAGCTAA
- the LOC127409785 gene encoding lactadherin-like isoform X2 — MLMRASIGDYCKANLCHNGGTCVTGIGQDPFFCICAEGFVGDTCNATESGPCNPNPCKNYGTCEVITNSRRGDVFSEYVCKCQPGFEGVHCQINVDDCANQPCKNEGLCRDLVGDYTCQCPSPYVGKQCQLHCTSLLGMEEGGIGESQISASSFHSGILGLQHWGPELARLNNQGPVNAWSSAPQDKNPWIEIDMQKKMHLTGIITQGASCMGTAEFVKAFKVASSFDGKIYTMYRADGQRKDRVFVGNTDNDGTTKNIFDPPIVAQYIRVIPVVCHKACTLRMELVGCELNVYSSAIGCTDPLGMKSRLITDGQLSASSAYRTWGIDAFTWHPHYARLDKQGKTNAWTAASNNRSEWFQLDLEKPKRITGIITQGAKDFGIVQFVSAFKIAYSDDGQSWSIVKDQITNTDKIFQGNTDNNTHKKNLFESSFFAQFVRFLPWEWHERITLRMELLGCDD, encoded by the exons ATGCTTATGCGTGCCTCCATAGGAGATTACTGCAAGGCGAACCTGTGTCATAACGGAGGGACGTGTGTGACTGGCATCGGACAAGATCCCTTCTTCTGCATCTGTGCTGAGGGATTTGTTGGAGATACCTGCAATGCCACAGAGAGCG GTCCGTGTAACCCAAACCCATGTAAAAACTATGGCACATGTGAGGTGATCACTAACTCTAGAAGAGGAGATGTTTTTAGCGAGTATGTGTGCAAATGCCAACCTGGGTTCGAGGGTGTGCACTGCCAGATca ATGTGGATGACTGTGCAAACCAGCCTTGTAAAAATGAAGGCCTCTGCCGTGATCTGGTTGGAGACTACACCTGCCAGTGCCCTTCTCCATATGTTGGAAAGCAATGCCAGCTAC ACTGTACATCTCTATTGGGAATGGAGGAAGGGGGAATTGGAGAGTCCCAGATCTCTGCTTCCTCTTTTCACTCTGGTATTCTAGGGCTTCAGCACTGGGGACCTGAGCTTGCCCGCCTCAACAACCAGGGACCTGTCAATGCCTGGAGCTCTGCACCCCAAGACAAAAACCCCTGGATTGAG attGATATGCAGAAAAAGATGCATCTCACTGGAATCATCACCCAAGGAGCCAGTTGCATGGGGACGGCTGAGTTTGTCAAGGCTTTCAAGGTGGCATCCAGCTTCGATGGCAAAATCTACACAATGTACAGAGCAGATGGCCAAAGAAAAGACAGA GTGTTTGTGGGTAATACAGATAATGATGGAACCACGAAAAACATATTTGACCCTCCCATTGTGGCCCAGTATATTCGCGTCATTCCTGTGGTGTGCCATAAAGCATGTACTCTCCGGATGGAACTTGTGGGCTGTGAGCTAAATG TGTACTCCAGCGCAATTGGTTGCACCGATCCACTGGGCATGAAGTCACGTCTCATCACTGACGGACAGCTTTCAGCATCTAGTGCTTACCGCACCTGGGGTATAGATGCCTTTACCTGGCACCCCCACTATGCTCGCCTGGACAAACAAGGCAAGACTAACGCTTGGACAGCAGCTAGCAACAACCGCTCAGAGTGGTTCCAG CTGGATTTGGAGAAACCTAAAAGGATCACTGGCATTATCACTCAGGGAGCAAAAGACTTTGGCATTGTGCAGTTTGTGTCGGCCTTTAAGATTGCGTACAGTGATGATGGGCAGTCATGGAGCATTGTGAAGGATCAAATAACGAATACAGATAAG ATTTTCCAAGGCAACACTgacaacaacacacacaaaaagaacttGTTTGAGTCATCCTTCTTTGCCCAATTTGTACGGTTTCTTCCCTGGGAGTGGCATGAGCGGATAACTCTTCGCATGGAGCTGCTGGGCTGTGATGATTAG